One segment of Paenibacillus rhizovicinus DNA contains the following:
- a CDS encoding glycosyltransferase family 4 protein, producing MTILTHSYLNGYTEGEGFTRPFGGGLERYMHDLCAVIRDKGWQPVIRQLSYYKSFDTVYEGTIVRGYPYELNDIAGAFDRMAADAEGLIIYASCIWHPIAYKPGSIGICHGINWDWPDFGDKVKSGVAYMIQLAVDGLDRLVSVDSHFQTYCRSVCTFDDPAKLVLLPNAVDTDWFAAEYAETGLGAGNSARGSEVEGALNAGVDADVGAGAGAGAGAGAGAGAGAGAGAGAGAGAGAGAGISAEADVAEHGALRLLFPRRLSYERGIVPMMLLTDRLLAEFPALTVEFAGELVERTPVAVAFQLWLDTQTEQARKRILHNTYSFETIREAYRAADVVIIPTVYSEGTSLSCLEAMSCGKAVVATNVGGLNDLITDGYNGRLAAPTVNALHAAVKELLADAGLREKYGADAARTAAAFDLKRWKQRWGELLEEQFARNGS from the coding sequence GTGACGATTTTGACGCACAGCTATTTGAACGGCTACACGGAGGGAGAAGGCTTCACGCGACCGTTCGGCGGGGGACTGGAACGCTACATGCATGATCTCTGCGCGGTCATTCGGGACAAAGGCTGGCAGCCCGTCATCCGCCAGCTCTCCTATTACAAGAGCTTCGATACCGTCTACGAAGGCACGATCGTACGCGGTTATCCTTATGAGCTGAACGACATCGCTGGCGCTTTTGATCGGATGGCCGCGGACGCGGAGGGGCTGATCATCTATGCAAGCTGCATCTGGCACCCGATCGCCTACAAGCCCGGCAGCATCGGGATTTGCCATGGAATCAACTGGGATTGGCCGGATTTTGGCGACAAGGTGAAAAGCGGCGTCGCATACATGATTCAACTCGCCGTGGACGGACTCGACCGGCTGGTGTCGGTGGATTCGCATTTCCAGACGTACTGCCGCTCGGTCTGTACGTTCGACGATCCGGCGAAGCTCGTGCTGCTGCCGAACGCGGTGGACACGGATTGGTTTGCAGCGGAGTACGCGGAAACGGGACTTGGTGCAGGGAATAGCGCGAGGGGGTCCGAGGTAGAAGGCGCATTAAATGCAGGCGTGGATGCAGATGTAGGTGCGGGTGCGGGTGCGGGTGCGGGTGCGGGTGCGGGTGCGGGTGCGGGTGCGGGTGCGGGTGCGGGTGCGGGTGCGGGTGCGGGTGCGGGTGCGGGTATAAGTGCTGAAGCCGATGTTGCGGAACACGGCGCTTTGCGGCTGTTGTTTCCTAGACGTCTCAGCTATGAGCGCGGCATTGTGCCGATGATGCTTCTGACGGACCGGCTGCTGGCGGAGTTCCCTGCGCTGACGGTGGAATTCGCGGGTGAGCTGGTCGAACGAACGCCGGTGGCCGTCGCTTTTCAGCTGTGGCTCGACACGCAAACGGAGCAGGCCCGCAAGCGGATCCTGCACAACACGTATTCGTTCGAAACGATACGCGAGGCTTACCGGGCAGCCGATGTCGTCATCATCCCCACCGTCTATTCGGAGGGCACCTCCCTCTCCTGCCTGGAAGCCATGAGCTGCGGAAAAGCGGTCGTCGCCACGAATGTCGGCGGCTTAAACGACCTCATCACGGACGGTTATAACGGCCGGCTCGCCGCGCCGACCGTGAATGCGCTCCACGCCGCCGTCAAAGAGCTGCTGGCAGACGCCGGCCTTCGGGAAAAGTACGGCGCGGATGCCGCGAGGACGGCGGCTGCTTTCGATCTCAAACGGTGGAAGCAGCGCTGGGGGGAGCTGCTGGAGGAGCAGTTCGCGCGGAACGGGAGCTGA
- a CDS encoding glycosyltransferase yields MSEAPLLRKSAGNKLTAMLQVRNEAGRYLEAALAELSGFVDEIVIVDDASEDATADICRSFPKVVRLVQLPTPLFGQEGRLRQLLWQTAVQTEPDWLLSIDADEFFERKAKTQIRALINQDRYDWVSFRMYDFWGSLAYYREDELWQLHKRHTMMLVRYLPLYSYVYPDWNHHVPRLPLTCSALPGFQSELRVKHYGWAGGETERRAKYERYKTIDPDGKWGSLAQYESILDPSPALVRWQEDEEAGKP; encoded by the coding sequence GTGAGCGAAGCGCCGCTGCTGCGCAAGTCCGCCGGCAACAAGCTGACCGCGATGCTGCAGGTGCGCAATGAAGCAGGCCGCTATTTGGAGGCCGCGCTTGCCGAATTATCCGGCTTCGTCGATGAAATCGTCATCGTGGACGATGCCAGCGAGGATGCGACGGCGGACATTTGCCGCTCCTTCCCGAAAGTCGTCCGGCTCGTTCAGCTGCCGACGCCGCTGTTCGGCCAAGAAGGCCGGCTCCGTCAGCTGCTCTGGCAGACGGCCGTCCAAACGGAGCCCGACTGGCTGCTGTCGATCGACGCGGACGAATTTTTCGAACGGAAAGCGAAGACGCAAATCCGCGCGTTGATTAACCAAGACCGCTACGACTGGGTTTCTTTTCGCATGTACGACTTCTGGGGCTCGCTCGCTTACTATCGGGAAGACGAACTATGGCAGCTGCATAAGCGCCACACGATGATGCTTGTCCGCTACCTCCCCCTCTACTCGTATGTCTACCCGGATTGGAATCATCATGTACCCCGCTTGCCGCTTACCTGTTCTGCCTTGCCCGGCTTCCAGTCCGAGCTGCGGGTGAAGCATTACGGCTGGGCTGGCGGCGAAACGGAACGGCGAGCCAAATACGAGCGGTACAAAACGATCGATCCGGACGGGAAATGGGGCAGTCTGGCCCAATACGAATCGATTTTGGACCCCAGCCCCGCGCTCGTTCGCTGGCAAGAGGACGAGGAGGCAGGCAAACCTTGA
- a CDS encoding YceI family protein codes for MSTSKWLVDATHSSVDFTIKHMMIAKVKGTFHEFSAEIEADPTDLTTANIQFNIVLASIDTRNADRDNHLRTGDFFDIEKYPTLTFQSTSISKTGDGEYDVVGNLNLHGLTRSETFHVSYEGTGKDPWGNEKVGFSGKGSFRRSDFGLTYNAVLETGGVLIGDEVKFTIEIEAGKAN; via the coding sequence ATGTCCACGTCCAAATGGCTCGTCGATGCCACGCACAGCAGCGTAGATTTTACGATCAAACACATGATGATTGCGAAAGTCAAAGGCACGTTCCATGAATTCAGCGCTGAAATCGAAGCGGATCCTACCGATCTGACGACGGCCAACATCCAATTCAACATCGTGCTCGCCAGCATCGATACACGCAACGCCGACCGCGACAACCACCTCCGCACGGGCGATTTCTTCGATATCGAGAAATACCCGACGCTGACGTTCCAATCGACGTCCATCAGCAAAACGGGCGACGGCGAGTACGATGTCGTCGGCAACTTGAACCTTCACGGCCTGACGCGTTCCGAAACGTTCCATGTCAGCTACGAAGGCACGGGCAAAGACCCATGGGGCAACGAGAAAGTCGGCTTCAGCGGCAAAGGCTCCTTCCGCCGCAGCGACTTCGGCCTGACGTACAATGCCGTCCTCGAAACAGGCGGCGTTCTGATCGGCGACGAAGTGAAGTTCACGATCGAGATCGAAGCCGGCAAAGCGAACTAA
- the thiE gene encoding thiamine phosphate synthase — MGKNWRDFKLYAITAANYHPERDMLEVMEQAILGGADIVQLRKKDASKEELLADARALRALTARYGVPLIINDHIDIALAVGADGAHFGQDDLPLAEARRILGPDAIIGISTHSLEQALAAERGGADYIGVGPVYPTGTKPGRTAVTTSYVREAAAQVSIPWVAIGGITLGNVDEVLAAGATRICAVSAIVGSEDPAKTCRAFRVRLDAFAAAAKGADGESGRGRAQAETAVVGGLGSEDLSAGHEGDSADGRSGTFAVTVNGRREETSARTVSELIEALGLVGKSLVVELNGEIIARESWAAAGLADGAVLELVHFVGGG; from the coding sequence ATGGGGAAAAACTGGCGGGACTTCAAGCTGTATGCCATAACGGCAGCGAATTACCACCCTGAGCGAGATATGCTCGAGGTGATGGAGCAGGCGATTCTCGGAGGCGCGGATATCGTGCAGCTGCGGAAGAAGGATGCTTCGAAAGAAGAGCTTTTGGCGGATGCGAGGGCTCTTCGCGCGTTGACGGCCCGTTACGGGGTGCCGCTCATTATTAACGACCATATCGATATTGCGCTTGCCGTAGGCGCGGACGGCGCGCATTTTGGCCAAGACGATCTTCCGCTTGCGGAAGCGAGGCGGATTCTCGGGCCGGACGCGATCATCGGCATCTCTACGCACAGCTTGGAGCAGGCGCTTGCGGCTGAACGGGGAGGCGCGGATTACATCGGCGTCGGTCCCGTTTACCCGACGGGCACGAAGCCTGGGAGAACCGCGGTCACGACCTCGTATGTGCGTGAAGCTGCGGCGCAGGTATCGATACCGTGGGTCGCCATCGGCGGCATTACGCTGGGCAACGTGGATGAGGTGCTTGCGGCGGGAGCGACGCGCATTTGCGCGGTATCCGCCATCGTTGGCAGCGAAGATCCCGCGAAAACATGCCGTGCATTCCGTGTGCGATTGGATGCCTTCGCGGCTGCGGCTAAGGGAGCGGATGGCGAGAGCGGACGCGGACGGGCGCAGGCGGAAACGGCTGTAGTTGGCGGGCTCGGGAGCGAGGACTTGTCGGCTGGACATGAAGGAGACAGCGCCGACGGTCGGTCGGGGACGTTCGCCGTCACTGTCAACGGACGCCGCGAGGAAACATCCGCCCGGACCGTGAGCGAATTGATTGAAGCGCTCGGCCTGGTCGGCAAGAGCCTGGTCGTCGAGCTGAACGGCGAGATTATCGCCCGCG